The Candidatus Rhabdochlamydia sp. T3358 genome has a window encoding:
- the xseB gene encoding exodeoxyribonuclease VII small subunit: MKDTSFESSYLRLEEILEQMNSKKVSLEESLALYKEADCLINSCNEKLKKAEQEVEVLIKNREGSLVIDPEGKPETAPFLHASEHS, encoded by the coding sequence ATGAAAGATACTTCATTTGAAAGTTCCTATTTGCGTTTAGAAGAAATTTTAGAACAGATGAATTCTAAAAAAGTTTCTCTAGAAGAGTCTCTAGCTCTTTATAAGGAAGCTGATTGTTTAATTAACTCTTGTAATGAAAAACTAAAAAAAGCAGAGCAAGAAGTAGAAGTGTTGATTAAAAACCGAGAAGGCAGTCTAGTGATAGATCCAGAGGGAAAACCAGAAACAGCTCCTTTTTTACACGCTAGTGAGCATTCATGA
- the secG gene encoding preprotein translocase subunit SecG, which translates to MTFVFYLVIFLFILLCAVLCLVVLVQESKSLGLGASFGGDPGDSLFGTSTADVLKKFTAYLGIIFIISCVVLSLWTGALSRRTSLNPTVIEEVQH; encoded by the coding sequence ATGACTTTTGTTTTTTACCTTGTAATTTTTTTATTTATCCTGCTCTGCGCTGTTTTATGTCTTGTGGTATTAGTACAAGAAAGCAAAAGTTTAGGTTTAGGAGCTTCTTTTGGAGGGGACCCTGGAGATTCTTTATTTGGTACATCTACAGCAGATGTCTTAAAGAAGTTTACAGCTTACTTAGGGATTATCTTTATCATCTCATGCGTGGTATTGTCTTTATGGACTGGAGCTTTAAGCCGCAGAACTTCCTTGAATCCTACTGTAATTGAAGAAGTGCAGCATTGA
- the def gene encoding peptide deformylase, with amino-acid sequence MQATLRYYGDPILRKICRPVTVITNEIRQLTQSMIALMDKHDGVGLAAPQVGHDIRLFVLRNYIDLENDQWKLSEPRVYINPKLSFPRKKQVEEEEGCLSIPKLLYKIVRADFVVIEALDLNGNPFTEKMDGYNARVRMHENDHLNGVLFIDHLDVKTRREIKPLLKEIKKKYHLNKDIAAVKRLSLGRRS; translated from the coding sequence ATGCAGGCAACTCTTCGCTATTATGGCGATCCTATTTTAAGAAAGATCTGTAGACCCGTTACTGTAATCACAAATGAAATTAGGCAGCTAACGCAAAGTATGATTGCGCTCATGGATAAACATGATGGAGTTGGCTTGGCAGCTCCTCAAGTAGGGCATGATATTCGTTTATTTGTTCTGCGCAATTATATCGATTTGGAAAATGATCAGTGGAAGCTATCTGAGCCTAGGGTGTATATTAATCCAAAGTTGTCCTTTCCTAGAAAAAAACAAGTAGAAGAAGAAGAAGGATGTTTATCTATTCCTAAGCTTCTCTATAAAATTGTAAGAGCTGATTTTGTGGTTATAGAAGCATTAGATCTCAATGGAAATCCTTTTACAGAGAAGATGGATGGCTATAATGCGCGTGTGCGCATGCATGAAAATGACCATCTCAATGGTGTGCTTTTTATTGATCACCTTGATGTAAAAACGCGTAGAGAAATCAAACCTCTTCTTAAAGAAATTAAGAAAAAATATCATTTAAACAAGGATATAGCTGCTGTAAAGCGATTATCATTAGGCAGACGTTCATAA
- a CDS encoding AAA family ATPase — protein MERDIYKLLEEWRQSVRRKPLVLNGARQVGKTHSLKHFGRTSYKNTAYLNFEKDERLGQYFEGTLDPKQLIKILSIHTETEIEPHSTLLILDEIQECPKALNSLKYFCEEANEYHVVAAGSLLGVKTAGGKGFPVGKVNFLRMYPLTFFEFLAALGQEKTRNFLEEYSIYEPIPNPMHEKLIQLLKLYFFIGGMPEAVAEYAKTEKLNVVREIQEEILNAYERDFAKHAPPHEIMKITTIWKQIHRQLAKENKKFIFAAIRKSARGRDYEEAIQWLLDAGLIHKSYLVESPKFPLSAYADNNIFKIFLADVGLLGAQSNLSPQTVIGGDLLFTEFKGALTENYVAQELIATKYKEPYYWTSEGTAEVDFLIEEDHGIYPLEVKAGASQKKKSLLVYNQKYAPSKLIRATTMNVKHDGNIYNYPLYLISRFPLKSD, from the coding sequence ATGGAAAGAGATATTTATAAGCTGCTTGAAGAGTGGAGGCAATCAGTTCGTCGCAAACCGTTAGTGCTAAATGGAGCTAGGCAAGTAGGAAAAACTCACTCCTTAAAGCATTTTGGCAGAACTTCTTACAAGAACACGGCCTATCTGAATTTTGAAAAGGATGAAAGATTAGGTCAATATTTTGAGGGGACTCTAGACCCAAAGCAACTTATAAAAATCTTAAGTATCCATACAGAAACAGAGATCGAGCCTCATAGCACTCTTTTAATCTTAGATGAAATCCAAGAATGTCCAAAAGCGCTCAATAGCTTGAAGTATTTTTGTGAAGAAGCAAATGAATACCATGTTGTTGCTGCAGGCTCACTTTTAGGTGTGAAGACAGCAGGAGGAAAGGGCTTTCCTGTGGGAAAGGTTAATTTTCTCCGCATGTACCCTTTAACTTTTTTCGAATTCCTTGCTGCTTTAGGCCAAGAAAAAACAAGGAATTTTCTAGAGGAGTATTCTATCTATGAGCCGATTCCAAATCCCATGCATGAAAAATTAATCCAACTACTGAAACTTTACTTCTTTATTGGAGGAATGCCGGAAGCGGTTGCTGAATATGCAAAAACAGAAAAGTTGAATGTTGTCAGAGAAATTCAAGAGGAAATCTTAAACGCCTATGAAAGGGATTTCGCTAAGCATGCACCACCTCATGAAATTATGAAAATCACAACAATCTGGAAACAAATTCATCGTCAACTGGCTAAAGAAAATAAAAAGTTCATTTTTGCAGCAATTCGAAAAAGTGCCCGAGGTAGAGATTATGAAGAAGCCATTCAATGGCTTTTAGATGCAGGGCTTATCCACAAAAGCTATCTAGTGGAGTCTCCAAAATTTCCTCTTAGCGCTTATGCCGATAATAATATTTTTAAGATATTTTTAGCAGATGTTGGACTGCTTGGTGCTCAAAGCAATCTTTCTCCTCAAACTGTTATCGGTGGTGATCTTTTGTTTACGGAATTTAAGGGAGCTCTTACAGAGAATTATGTGGCTCAAGAATTGATTGCAACCAAATATAAAGAGCCTTACTACTGGACAAGTGAAGGCACAGCAGAGGTGGATTTCTTAATCGAAGAAGATCATGGGATTTATCCTCTTGAAGTAAAAGCAGGCGCAAGTCAGAAGAAAAAGAGCCTTCTTGTCTACAATCAAAAATACGCACCTTCTAAGCTTATTCGAGCTACTACCATGAATGTAAAACATGACGGTAATATCTACAATTATCCGCTCTATCTGATCTCTCGATTTCCCTTAAAGTCCGATTAG
- the tpiA gene encoding triose-phosphate isomerase gives MSRVPLIVANWKMYKSVKEAKSFINSLIPLIVSSKRRIFIAPSYPAIPASIEAAGNSSIVIGSQNIHDQIEGAFTGEVSSKMIKECGARFCIIGHSERREYFQESNLLINRKLKAALKEKLTPILCVGETLHEREGGLVEVTLGTQLEECLMTLNEEEVKQIVIAYEPVWAIGSGKTATKDEAQDVHGFIRNYIKDSMGRGVADDLAILYGGSVKPENISSLMAEPDIDGALVGGASLDVISFAQIVNF, from the coding sequence ATGTCGCGCGTACCCCTTATTGTTGCAAATTGGAAGATGTATAAGTCTGTTAAAGAGGCAAAAAGCTTTATCAATAGTTTGATCCCTTTGATTGTATCTTCAAAAAGGCGCATTTTTATAGCACCTTCTTATCCTGCGATTCCAGCATCTATAGAGGCTGCTGGTAATAGCTCTATTGTGATCGGTTCTCAAAATATCCATGATCAAATAGAGGGTGCTTTTACAGGAGAGGTTTCGTCAAAGATGATCAAGGAGTGTGGAGCTCGGTTTTGCATTATTGGTCATTCAGAGCGAAGAGAGTACTTTCAAGAAAGCAATCTATTGATTAACCGCAAGCTTAAAGCTGCTCTTAAAGAGAAGTTAACGCCTATTTTATGTGTGGGAGAGACGCTTCACGAAAGAGAAGGGGGACTAGTAGAGGTTACTTTGGGAACCCAGCTTGAAGAGTGTCTAATGACCTTAAATGAAGAGGAAGTAAAGCAGATTGTGATTGCCTATGAACCTGTTTGGGCTATTGGCAGCGGTAAAACAGCAACTAAGGATGAAGCACAAGATGTGCATGGGTTTATTCGTAATTATATTAAAGACTCGATGGGAAGAGGAGTAGCCGATGATTTAGCCATATTGTATGGTGGATCGGTAAAACCAGAAAACATATCGAGTTTAATGGCAGAGCCTGACATTGATGGAGCGCTTGTTGGAGGAGCTTCTTTAGATGTGATCTCATTTGCCCAGATTGTTAATTTTTAA
- a CDS encoding NAD(+)/NADH kinase: MNSQNITVVAEDEKAQVIGAIPFSEIDPTTISFMISMGGDGSILKLVHKYAHLDIPVLGINLGHLGFMADVPISDLYPSLQDLIKGSFQVHKRVVIEGKSASQNECFAVNDIVVHRGSNRCLVKIAIHIDGVYLNTFEADGIIIATPNGSTAYSLSAGGPIISPDLEALVLTPICPHTISNCPIVLPANQKIQIEYLSNYDPIEIHADGLNYYELKKSEIFEITRSKKNFKLVSLPRRDYFSTLRTKLGWSGKLR, from the coding sequence TTGAACAGTCAGAATATCACTGTGGTTGCAGAAGATGAAAAAGCGCAAGTTATCGGCGCCATTCCTTTTTCAGAAATAGATCCGACAACGATCTCATTTATGATTTCCATGGGTGGCGATGGCAGCATTTTAAAGCTGGTGCATAAATATGCACATCTTGATATTCCCGTCTTAGGGATTAACTTAGGGCATTTAGGGTTTATGGCAGATGTGCCGATTTCAGATCTTTATCCTAGCCTGCAAGATTTGATTAAGGGCTCTTTCCAAGTACATAAGCGAGTGGTCATTGAAGGAAAATCAGCAAGTCAAAATGAGTGCTTTGCAGTCAATGACATTGTTGTACATCGAGGAAGCAATCGCTGTTTGGTAAAAATCGCTATTCATATAGATGGAGTGTACTTAAATACTTTTGAAGCCGATGGGATCATTATAGCTACCCCCAATGGATCTACAGCTTATTCTTTATCAGCAGGAGGCCCTATCATTAGCCCTGATTTAGAAGCTCTGGTTTTAACCCCTATCTGTCCTCATACCATTTCCAATTGTCCTATTGTTCTTCCAGCCAATCAAAAGATTCAAATAGAATACTTAAGCAATTATGACCCTATTGAAATACATGCAGATGGTCTCAATTACTATGAATTAAAAAAATCAGAAATCTTTGAAATTACAAGAAGCAAAAAAAACTTCAAGTTGGTAAGTCTTCCAAGACGAGATTACTTCTCTACATTGCGCACTAAGCTTGGATGGTCAGGAAAGCTTCGTTAG
- a CDS encoding Rpn family recombination-promoting nuclease/putative transposase, whose amino-acid sequence MVIFKYLDPKNDIAFKKIFGTEKNKDILLHFLNDILGFSGDQSIVDIEFLSPILAPKIAVKKQSIVDVLCKDKLGVKYIIEMQVTKTRGFEKRAQYYASQVYGNQANIGDEYHALKEIIFIAIADCIIFPNKAHYKSDHVILDKATHEHDLKDFYFTFIELPKFTKSKEELSSIEEKWCYFFKHAHETTEEELQEIIGNDAIIQKAYTALDQHYWTENELATYEELKRIHMDNKAARAQEIYEAEVNAKNAKAEGKAEGKIEGEAIGIKKGKIELVKRLLQNGVGMDVIALSADLSKEQIEDLKKYILKEPSAVNF is encoded by the coding sequence ATGGTAATTTTCAAATATTTAGATCCAAAAAACGATATAGCCTTTAAGAAAATATTCGGTACAGAAAAAAACAAAGACATTCTACTTCATTTCTTAAATGATATCCTCGGATTTTCTGGAGATCAAAGCATTGTAGATATCGAGTTCTTATCTCCCATTCTCGCTCCTAAAATTGCTGTCAAAAAACAGAGCATTGTTGATGTTTTATGCAAAGACAAGCTGGGAGTAAAATACATCATTGAAATGCAAGTGACAAAAACCAGAGGCTTTGAAAAGCGCGCTCAATATTACGCATCTCAAGTGTATGGCAATCAAGCAAATATTGGAGATGAGTATCATGCGCTCAAAGAAATCATCTTCATAGCTATAGCTGATTGCATTATTTTTCCTAACAAAGCTCATTACAAATCAGACCACGTCATACTCGATAAAGCAACACATGAGCATGATTTAAAAGACTTCTACTTTACCTTTATCGAACTGCCTAAATTTACTAAAAGCAAAGAGGAACTATCCTCCATAGAAGAAAAGTGGTGTTACTTTTTCAAACACGCTCACGAAACCACTGAAGAAGAATTACAGGAGATTATAGGCAACGATGCCATTATCCAAAAAGCCTATACCGCGCTCGACCAGCATTATTGGACAGAGAATGAGCTTGCTACTTATGAAGAGTTAAAGCGTATTCATATGGATAATAAGGCTGCTAGGGCACAGGAAATTTATGAAGCTGAAGTCAATGCTAAAAATGCTAAAGCTGAGGGTAAGGCTGAGGGTAAGATTGAAGGCGAAGCTATAGGCATTAAAAAAGGTAAAATTGAGCTAGTAAAACGTCTATTGCAGAATGGAGTTGGAATGGATGTGATTGCTCTATCAGCTGACTTATCTAAAGAACAAATAGAAGATTTAAAGAAATATATCTTGAAAGAACCTTCCGCAGTCAATTTCTAA
- a CDS encoding HEAT repeat domain-containing protein — protein sequence MALFKKTLKLLICMSFICSYLQAETSQIEVKKVNPLHIFYLVQSKELSQAITLYRRYKEELGRHDFETLQRVAEMILEQGAKSLESEEQLISLLGLKIAGIETTKEILESGIRSRHPEVQLATLQLIGQLQDDRFESILNKAMSSGFLYTRLEAAYQLAIRKTRNSVGQVESLMHKLPPEMRFFFPQFFALVGSSDAILLLKQLLDDPIQKTRIEAILHSAKAGYEELLPNIRRKATHLNPAEQEACCFALGSLKDTHALSILQNLSLSTNDNVSLSANYSLYLLGEESAKEKIFSLAKEKNLFAIALLGKIMGSEKILISLLQENHLQIRFNAMLSLLDLKNESCLPYLKEFLVRDSRDFGFQPQMTIGNAFTAWKVVPSMQQHMKHSFYDLIGLSLYVKEEILRKSIELSPEAFVDLASFLLSTRQLELIPAISSLLQQLQTPKAIALLEKHAQRAKIPLIRNYCNLALFQLNKSIPSKQLILEWIHSQQNTQIIQFRPLLPRKSYFKDKTAFELTPEENSQLLISCYQVISNQHTEESLDVLLNSLQQGHQKNRPLIAGLLIQTLQ from the coding sequence ATGGCATTATTTAAAAAAACCTTGAAGTTGCTCATTTGTATGTCTTTCATCTGTTCTTATTTACAAGCAGAAACCTCGCAAATAGAAGTAAAGAAGGTTAATCCGTTACATATTTTTTATCTTGTACAATCCAAAGAGCTTTCGCAGGCAATCACTCTCTATCGACGATATAAAGAAGAGTTAGGTCGACATGATTTTGAAACACTGCAGCGCGTAGCTGAAATGATTTTAGAACAAGGCGCTAAAAGTTTAGAGAGCGAAGAGCAACTTATTTCTTTATTAGGATTAAAAATTGCTGGAATTGAAACCACAAAAGAAATCTTAGAATCAGGTATTAGAAGTAGGCATCCAGAAGTGCAACTTGCTACTTTGCAATTAATTGGACAACTGCAAGATGATCGATTTGAATCCATTTTAAACAAAGCTATGTCTTCTGGGTTTTTGTATACACGATTAGAAGCAGCTTATCAATTAGCGATTAGAAAAACGCGAAATTCAGTAGGCCAAGTAGAATCCCTCATGCATAAGCTACCCCCTGAAATGCGCTTTTTTTTTCCTCAATTTTTTGCTTTAGTCGGCTCTTCCGATGCTATTTTATTGCTTAAACAATTACTTGATGACCCTATTCAAAAAACACGCATCGAAGCTATTTTACATTCTGCAAAAGCTGGATATGAAGAACTACTGCCTAATATTCGTAGAAAAGCCACTCACCTTAATCCTGCAGAGCAAGAAGCTTGCTGTTTTGCTCTTGGCAGCTTAAAAGATACACATGCTTTATCTATTTTGCAAAATTTGAGCCTTTCTACTAATGACAATGTGAGCTTAAGCGCTAATTATTCGCTGTATTTACTAGGAGAAGAAAGCGCTAAAGAAAAGATCTTTTCTTTAGCAAAAGAGAAAAATCTATTTGCGATTGCATTGCTAGGTAAAATTATGGGATCGGAAAAAATACTCATCTCTCTTCTACAAGAAAATCATTTACAGATTCGCTTTAATGCTATGCTTTCTTTGCTTGATTTAAAAAATGAGAGTTGTCTGCCTTACCTAAAAGAGTTTCTTGTTAGAGATAGTCGTGATTTTGGATTTCAGCCTCAAATGACAATCGGCAATGCCTTTACGGCATGGAAAGTAGTCCCTTCTATGCAACAGCATATGAAACACTCTTTTTATGACTTAATCGGTCTTTCTTTATATGTAAAAGAGGAAATCTTAAGAAAATCCATTGAGCTATCTCCTGAGGCATTTGTAGATTTAGCTAGTTTTCTTCTTAGTACAAGACAATTAGAACTAATTCCTGCAATAAGTTCTTTACTGCAACAGCTACAAACTCCTAAAGCAATTGCTTTATTAGAAAAACATGCTCAAAGAGCAAAAATACCTCTAATTCGCAACTATTGCAATCTTGCATTATTTCAACTCAATAAAAGTATACCTTCTAAGCAGCTCATCCTAGAATGGATTCATTCTCAACAAAATACGCAAATCATTCAATTCCGCCCTCTTTTACCAAGAAAGAGTTATTTTAAAGACAAAACCGCCTTTGAATTAACCCCCGAAGAAAATTCACAGCTACTAATCAGTTGCTATCAGGTGATTAGCAATCAACATACAGAAGAGAGTCTTGATGTTTTACTAAATAGTTTGCAACAAGGACATCAAAAAAATCGACCTTTGATCGCAGGTCTATTGATCCAAACTCTGCAATAG
- a CDS encoding 1-deoxy-D-xylulose-5-phosphate synthase, with protein sequence MSYPLLSQISSPEQIKHFSLDSLKLLATEIRQKIIDVMAINGGHLASNLGIVELTIALHYVFDSPSDKFVFDVSHQSYPHKLLTGRYHRFGQIRKFKGLCGFCNPKESKHDHFYAGHAGTALSLGLGVAKNRDANKRKEHVLPIIGDATLTCGLTLEALNNIPRDLKDFIVVLNDNEMSISENVGAMKYILSRFFNHPRSNKIYNELESLLSKFPGLGTQLAKQGHKLKESLKNLFSTAPFFEQFHLDYVGPVDGHDISKLISVFEALKNNPHPVLLHILTVKGQGMQTATLNPVSWHGCKPFDKETQKFLATPSQVSFPQVFGKHILEMAKNDPSLIAVTPAMPAGSCLQEFMKAFPERCLDVGIAEGHAVTFCGGIAYGKKMKVVCSIYATFLQRAFDNLFHDVCLQELPVVFAIDRAGISGPDGSTHHGIYDISFLNAMPNMVICQPRNAQLLKELLESAFSWGLPTAIRYPNMATEEGNAVLKTRPLGIGEIVVTGSKLAIIAVGHMCYTAIKVREILLPYGIDATIVDPIFLKPLDQDLLYSILTKHAYIVTLEEHSMSGGFASIFNQFIVRNKFYQSQVLNLGIPEAFIEQGSYQDLMQSLNLSPKAIAEQIKKEFFSFSEQLNPSFI encoded by the coding sequence ATGAGCTATCCGCTGCTGAGTCAAATCTCCTCTCCTGAACAAATTAAACATTTTTCTCTAGACTCTCTTAAGTTATTGGCCACAGAAATCAGACAAAAAATCATTGATGTGATGGCCATTAATGGAGGACATCTAGCGTCTAATCTAGGAATTGTTGAACTCACGATTGCTCTACATTATGTGTTTGATTCCCCCAGCGATAAATTTGTTTTTGATGTAAGTCACCAATCCTATCCTCACAAGCTTTTAACTGGACGCTATCACAGATTTGGTCAGATTCGTAAGTTTAAAGGTCTGTGCGGTTTTTGCAATCCTAAAGAATCTAAGCACGATCACTTTTATGCAGGTCATGCAGGCACTGCTCTATCTCTTGGCTTAGGTGTTGCAAAAAATCGCGATGCAAACAAACGTAAAGAGCATGTTCTTCCTATAATAGGCGATGCTACTCTTACCTGTGGTCTTACATTAGAAGCCCTTAATAATATACCCAGAGATTTAAAAGATTTCATCGTGGTCTTAAATGATAATGAAATGTCGATCTCAGAGAACGTGGGGGCAATGAAGTATATTTTAAGCAGATTTTTTAATCATCCTCGTTCTAACAAGATCTATAATGAACTAGAGTCTTTGCTATCTAAATTTCCTGGTTTAGGCACGCAACTTGCCAAGCAAGGACATAAACTTAAAGAGTCTTTAAAAAACCTCTTTAGCACAGCTCCTTTTTTTGAACAGTTTCATCTTGATTATGTGGGCCCTGTCGATGGGCATGATATTAGTAAGCTCATCTCGGTTTTTGAAGCGCTTAAAAATAATCCACATCCTGTTTTACTACATATATTAACAGTAAAAGGCCAAGGTATGCAAACCGCTACTTTAAATCCTGTTTCTTGGCATGGCTGTAAACCCTTTGATAAAGAGACTCAGAAGTTTTTAGCTACACCTTCTCAAGTAAGTTTTCCTCAAGTATTTGGAAAACATATCCTTGAAATGGCTAAAAACGATCCAAGTTTAATTGCAGTAACCCCTGCTATGCCAGCTGGCTCTTGTTTACAAGAGTTCATGAAAGCCTTCCCTGAAAGATGTCTAGATGTAGGTATTGCAGAAGGACACGCTGTTACTTTTTGCGGAGGGATTGCTTATGGCAAAAAAATGAAAGTTGTTTGTTCCATCTATGCTACTTTTTTGCAAAGAGCTTTTGATAACCTGTTTCACGATGTTTGCCTCCAAGAGCTTCCTGTTGTATTTGCTATTGATAGAGCTGGTATTTCAGGGCCAGATGGATCCACTCATCATGGTATCTACGACATCTCCTTTCTCAACGCTATGCCTAACATGGTGATTTGCCAACCTCGTAATGCTCAGCTATTAAAAGAATTGCTCGAAAGTGCTTTTTCTTGGGGCCTACCAACAGCTATACGCTATCCAAATATGGCAACAGAAGAGGGAAATGCTGTTTTAAAGACCCGTCCTCTTGGAATTGGCGAAATAGTAGTTACTGGTAGTAAATTAGCAATTATTGCAGTAGGACATATGTGTTATACCGCTATAAAGGTGCGCGAGATCCTTTTACCTTATGGAATTGATGCAACTATAGTTGATCCTATTTTTTTAAAGCCACTCGATCAAGATCTCTTATACTCCATTTTAACTAAACACGCTTACATTGTTACCTTAGAAGAGCATAGTATGAGCGGGGGGTTTGCTTCTATCTTTAATCAATTTATTGTACGCAATAAGTTCTATCAATCACAGGTACTCAATCTAGGAATTCCTGAAGCGTTTATTGAACAAGGAAGTTATCAAGATTTGATGCAAAGCTTAAATCTATCCCCTAAAGCAATTGCAGAACAAATTAAAAAAGAATTCTTTTCTTTTTCAGAACAATTAAACCCTTCCTTCATATGA
- the xseA gene encoding exodeoxyribonuclease VII large subunit, giving the protein MIHCCILQAMEEIFTVSTLTSAIKHTLELKFFCVCIKGEISNFKAQSSGHLYFTLKDSEAQISCVLFRSNAKALTRSPQNGDQVILQGELSVYPPRGNYQIIARSLSYMGVGELLVKWHQLKTKLEQMGFFEREKKKPLPKYPKRVGVVTSATGAVIQDILQILKRRAPGLSILLNPVTVQGEMAAKEIAQAIEDFNRYELADVLIVGRGGGSLEDLWAFNEEIVACAIYHSKIPIISAVGHETDTCIADFVADQRAPTPSAAAELVTVESAQQITYLHTSYTQLKNAITSHLSRHAEKVGFASNHPFIKNPHALLEPHFQRVDNYAIDVNRSFMQTIQKKEWQLSLLTTKLHHLKPSYQLQEIKQKIETIESLIQQAILHKLYEYRSKLSPFSWHKKIDLMQNQLVYEKKSSLAKVIALLQAADPKYLLTKGYGILFHEKNDSVILSTKEVIPNQQVRLMLQDGQLGLTINTIKAL; this is encoded by the coding sequence TTGATCCATTGTTGTATTCTTCAAGCTATGGAAGAGATCTTTACCGTTTCTACACTTACCTCTGCTATTAAACACACTTTAGAATTAAAGTTTTTCTGTGTGTGCATTAAGGGCGAGATTAGCAACTTTAAGGCTCAATCCTCTGGGCATTTGTATTTTACTCTGAAGGATTCAGAAGCACAAATCTCTTGTGTTTTGTTTCGCTCTAACGCTAAAGCTTTAACTCGTTCTCCCCAAAATGGGGATCAGGTGATCCTTCAAGGGGAGCTGAGCGTATACCCTCCTAGAGGTAATTATCAGATTATCGCTCGTAGTTTAAGCTATATGGGGGTGGGAGAGCTTCTGGTAAAATGGCATCAGCTGAAAACTAAGTTAGAGCAGATGGGTTTTTTTGAGAGAGAGAAGAAAAAACCTCTACCTAAATACCCTAAGAGGGTTGGAGTTGTTACTTCTGCAACAGGTGCTGTTATCCAAGATATTTTACAAATACTCAAAAGAAGAGCTCCTGGTTTATCTATCTTGTTAAATCCTGTTACGGTGCAGGGAGAGATGGCTGCAAAAGAGATTGCTCAAGCTATTGAAGACTTTAATAGATATGAGTTAGCAGATGTGCTTATTGTGGGCAGAGGCGGTGGTAGTTTAGAGGATCTATGGGCATTTAATGAAGAGATCGTAGCTTGCGCTATTTATCATTCTAAGATTCCGATTATTTCTGCAGTTGGTCACGAAACAGATACCTGTATTGCTGATTTTGTAGCGGATCAAAGAGCCCCTACTCCATCTGCAGCAGCAGAACTTGTAACAGTTGAGAGCGCTCAACAAATTACCTATCTTCATACATCTTATACACAATTAAAGAATGCAATAACTAGCCATCTTAGTCGTCATGCGGAGAAGGTAGGCTTTGCTTCCAATCATCCTTTTATTAAAAACCCTCATGCTTTGTTGGAACCTCATTTTCAACGTGTAGATAATTATGCAATAGATGTGAATCGTTCTTTTATGCAAACCATTCAAAAAAAAGAATGGCAACTTTCTTTATTGACAACAAAGCTACACCACTTAAAACCTAGTTATCAATTACAGGAAATAAAACAAAAAATAGAAACTATAGAAAGTCTGATTCAACAAGCTATTTTACATAAACTCTATGAGTATAGAAGTAAATTATCTCCCTTTTCTTGGCATAAAAAAATAGATTTAATGCAAAATCAGTTAGTTTATGAAAAAAAATCCTCTCTTGCTAAAGTAATTGCTCTATTACAAGCTGCTGATCCTAAATATTTATTGACAAAAGGATATGGCATTCTCTTTCACGAAAAAAACGATTCGGTTATTCTCTCTACAAAGGAAGTAATTCCTAATCAACAAGTCCGCCTAATGCTACAAGATGGGCAATTGGGCTTAACTATAAACACTATTAAAGCTCTATGA
- a CDS encoding Maf family protein translates to MLILASSSPRRAALVAATFSNEIVLAADTIVYFKGKIYNKPKNPEESFNMLLELSNQWHVVMTAVAVYKKDVCYSALEKSYVLFNSLTEEKIRLYHKSDPCLDKAKWIWNSRLR, encoded by the coding sequence ATGTTAATTCTAGCATCAAGCTCACCTAGACGCGCCGCTCTAGTTGCAGCTACTTTCTCTAATGAGATTGTTTTAGCTGCAGACACAATCGTATATTTTAAGGGGAAAATCTACAATAAGCCTAAAAACCCAGAAGAATCTTTCAACATGCTGCTAGAACTCTCAAATCAGTGGCATGTGGTGATGACTGCTGTTGCTGTATATAAAAAAGATGTTTGTTATAGTGCATTAGAGAAATCCTATGTTCTTTTTAATTCACTTACAGAAGAGAAAATCAGACTCTACCATAAAAGCGATCCTTGTTTAGACAAAGCTAAGTGGATATGGAATTCAAGGCTCCGGTAG